The following proteins are co-located in the Fischerella sp. PCC 9605 genome:
- a CDS encoding ExbD/TolR family protein, producing MKINLHTPIEEAQVQIIPLIDVIFCILTFFILASLQFTRQQVINVDLPKASSSTAGNVNLPQGRQILPVTIDAVGQTYVEKQPIKREQLADILRQYLQENPNGTLVLNASRSATYNDVIELLDLLRQVGGDRVSLGIIPGSSEKSPNSLPGAPVPSLPINPGTPPAAPFNPQGNSDLNQPNSIPFPINPGTSLQQPTAPNQQGN from the coding sequence ATGAAAATTAACTTGCATACTCCCATTGAAGAAGCTCAAGTTCAAATTATTCCCTTAATTGATGTCATTTTTTGTATCTTGACGTTTTTCATTTTGGCATCTTTGCAATTTACTCGGCAGCAAGTAATTAACGTTGATTTGCCCAAAGCTAGTTCATCTACAGCAGGTAATGTTAATTTACCCCAAGGACGACAAATATTACCCGTGACTATTGATGCTGTTGGTCAAACCTATGTAGAAAAACAACCAATCAAACGCGAACAACTGGCAGATATTTTAAGACAGTATCTGCAAGAAAATCCTAACGGCACTTTAGTATTGAATGCCTCACGTTCAGCAACTTATAACGATGTCATAGAATTATTAGATTTGCTGCGGCAAGTAGGTGGCGATCGCGTTTCTTTAGGAATTATACCCGGTTCTTCAGAAAAATCGCCGAATTCTCTCCCAGGTGCTCCTGTTCCTTCTTTGCCGATCAATCCTGGTACACCACCAGCAGCTCCGTTCAATCCTCAAGGTAACTCTGACCTTAATCAACCCAATTCAATTCCCTTTCCTATTAATCCTGGCACTTCTTTGCAACAGCCCACAGCTCCAAATCAACAAGGAAATTAA
- a CDS encoding MotA/TolQ/ExbB proton channel family protein has protein sequence MDILDIFRKVGPVVWPLLFFSVLSLSVVLERLWFWLRILTQEKETVDRILEAARQDWGIAADMARQATDQPIGRFLFAPLSLPKNNAELFRLALESTAETELAQMRRGEKVLELVIAVAPLLGLFGTVWGLIRSLESIRIGDLGTEATAGVTTGIGESLYSTAVGLAVAIFSLIFYRLFQGLLVNQVKVFRKAGNDLEMLYLQSPADLSNSKPNKALPQGVAHDSTGENFIPRRKRTQNRFSDPPEISEDTSDSDK, from the coding sequence GTGGATATTTTAGATATATTTCGCAAGGTTGGGCCAGTAGTATGGCCGTTGCTTTTCTTCTCAGTGTTGTCGTTAAGTGTGGTTTTAGAGCGCCTGTGGTTTTGGTTGCGAATTTTGACCCAGGAAAAGGAAACTGTCGATCGCATTTTAGAAGCGGCTCGTCAAGATTGGGGAATCGCTGCGGACATGGCTAGACAGGCAACAGATCAACCGATAGGCAGATTTCTTTTTGCCCCCTTAAGCCTGCCGAAAAACAATGCGGAATTATTTCGACTGGCACTGGAGTCAACTGCGGAAACCGAATTGGCTCAGATGCGGCGGGGCGAAAAAGTTTTAGAACTTGTAATTGCTGTGGCTCCTCTGTTGGGATTGTTTGGTACAGTTTGGGGTTTAATTAGGTCTTTGGAATCAATTCGGATTGGAGATTTGGGAACAGAAGCCACAGCGGGAGTAACTACTGGTATTGGCGAATCTCTGTACAGTACAGCGGTGGGGCTAGCAGTTGCCATTTTCAGCTTGATATTTTACCGATTGTTTCAAGGTCTGTTAGTCAATCAAGTCAAAGTATTTCGCAAGGCAGGGAATGATTTAGAAATGCTTTACTTGCAGTCTCCAGCTGATTTAAGCAATAGTAAGCCAAACAAGGCGCTACCTCAGGGCGTTGCCCACGATTCTACGGGAGAAAATTTTATTCCTCGACGCAAGCGAACTCAAAACAGGTTTTCCGATCCTCCAGAAATTTCCGAAGATACATCTGATTCAGACAAATAA
- a CDS encoding YkvA family protein, whose product MKISVQSLYNWYRSVIRNPKYRWWVILGTLLYFVSPFDIAPDFLPIVGQIDDVFLLTLLVTEVSGLVIEGFKARRGNIDAKTANSAEDSTSKATVDVDAVSVK is encoded by the coding sequence ATGAAAATTTCAGTTCAATCACTTTATAATTGGTATCGCAGCGTAATTCGCAATCCTAAGTACCGCTGGTGGGTAATTTTAGGAACATTGCTATATTTTGTCAGCCCATTTGATATCGCTCCAGACTTTCTACCCATCGTGGGACAAATTGATGATGTTTTTCTTTTGACGTTGTTGGTAACTGAGGTATCTGGGCTAGTGATTGAAGGCTTTAAAGCGCGTCGGGGTAATATTGACGCTAAAACAGCCAATTCAGCCGAGGATTCTACCTCCAAAGCTACTGTCGATGTTGATGCGGTTTCTGTCAAGTAG
- a CDS encoding nucleotidyltransferase family protein: MSDRQIIGLLPAGGQAKRISPLPLSKELYPVGFQDFGEKCNWRPKVVCQYLLEKMRLAGIDKAYFILRPGKWDIPAYFGDGAILSMSLGYLMMGLPYGVPFTLDQAYPFVRDAVVALGFPDILFQPEDAYVRLIARLETSKADVVLGLFPTNQPQKAGMVDFDETGRVKLIIEKPLQSDLRYMWGIAVWTPAFTQFLHEYLIPLKADSNLSQLPEVPIGNVIQAAIKLGFHVAAEVFADGSYLDIGTPNDLVRAVRYFAALASEED; encoded by the coding sequence ATGAGCGATCGCCAAATTATTGGACTGCTACCAGCTGGTGGACAGGCAAAACGCATTTCTCCCTTACCACTGAGCAAAGAATTATATCCAGTCGGATTTCAAGATTTTGGTGAAAAATGTAACTGGCGACCGAAGGTAGTTTGTCAATATCTACTAGAAAAAATGCGACTGGCTGGCATTGATAAGGCATACTTTATACTGCGTCCTGGTAAATGGGATATCCCGGCGTATTTTGGCGATGGCGCAATACTTTCCATGAGTTTGGGTTATCTGATGATGGGTTTGCCTTATGGTGTACCTTTCACCTTGGATCAGGCTTATCCCTTCGTCCGAGATGCTGTGGTAGCCTTGGGTTTTCCTGATATTTTATTTCAGCCAGAGGATGCCTATGTGCGGTTAATAGCACGCCTTGAAACAAGTAAGGCAGATGTGGTTTTGGGATTATTTCCTACCAATCAACCTCAAAAAGCGGGTATGGTTGATTTTGACGAAACAGGTAGAGTCAAACTGATAATTGAAAAGCCGCTTCAGTCGGATTTGCGCTATATGTGGGGTATTGCCGTTTGGACACCTGCCTTTACCCAGTTTCTGCACGAGTATCTCATACCTCTTAAAGCAGATTCTAATTTGTCACAGCTGCCAGAAGTACCGATAGGGAATGTAATTCAAGCTGCTATTAAACTGGGTTTTCACGTAGCAGCGGAAGTGTTTGCTGATGGAAGTTACCTAGATATTGGTACGCCTAATGATTTAGTGCGGGCAGTGCGGTATTTTGCTGCTTTAGCATCAGAGGAAGATTAA